The genomic stretch GATTTTACTTCTGAGTAGTGTTGTACTGGTGTACAACACAAACTTTTCGTGATTAAAGTGTAGGTTTATTGGCCAAACTATACCAACAAAGCAACCAGTTTATACTTACTCTACAAACATGTTAGAAGACATAAAGTTTAACACACCCCCAAACATATTCTTCTCTCATCTTTGATTATAAATAACACTGCAAGTTGTTGTAGATTTAATCTCTTAGGCCTCCTTTTTGCTATTCAAAACCTCCTTGCGTCATTTCAGTCACTAATCTAGTACTACATATATTATCTTTTTGCCGTGAACATTTACATGAAGATGTGGTGACAGTATGCAAGTATttgcaaatttgtaaaaaaaaaatggtaaaatggtACTGGGGAATATTAACTTTTCGGGTAACACTGCAGTGGCTAATGCTGAATGGTAAAAATGAAACAATactaatgtttataataatattaccTCTAAATAAGTCCAAATTTTTAGTTTAAGGTAGTAGTAGATATGAAACATGGAAAGTGGTACCTGGCTGTCCGATAGTCCAGTAGCAGAGGGGGTCGGCCGGGAGGGTGCGACAGGTGGCCGGGTGGCCAGACGAGGACGCTCACACACCTCACACAGTATGCTGCTGCCTGCGTTCACTACTGTGCAGCTTTTACATTGCCATTCTAATTGAAAATTTACAAAACATTAGATATTGACTACAACAATTAATGCACTGATATTCTAATTTATgtcaagtttgtaacagaaatgAGCTAAGAcactaataaacattttaaagcaaTAGTTCACACCAAAAGGAAAATTAGCCTCATCAGTATCAGGGCTATTCCCTGTCTCCTGGACTAGTTGGGAGAGTTGTCTAAATTTTTACATGCCCTGCCAGAATTTTCATAGGCCCCATCACAAAAACGCACAAAAAAAATAGGCCTGattaatgtaaccttaaaaaaattatgacacCAAAAACTACTAGCCTATCTCACATAAATTTCAAATCTTGTTAAAATAAACAGTCAGTaataatgcattaaaacaacCATACATTGAAATAAACAGTGGTTCAGGGTTTTCAGGTCAGTTAAACAAGAGCTACTGTACTTTTCAGGTACAGAAgttgaaaaaaataatcaaatgtGAAATAATACTGCATAGAATAatctttttaataattttaaaaagttaatcAGTCAAGAATAGTGAGTGTTTATTTAATGAATATGCTTTAGCAATGTAAAGATCTTTTTTACCATGCCAATAAAGTCATTTTGAATCTTGAATCTTTTTTTGTCCACACACATAAAACTTTTTAAACAGCGGGTGATTAGCACATTGTAATCTCTTGCGTCTTTTTTGCTGAAATATTTTAAGAGGTAAGGCCTGTTACATGCACATGATAAACTTTGTGACGATGCAGCACTGGCCTGATTGGGTAAGTGAAATTTCTCTCAAATAGACCAAGCATCCTTCATGCTTGCCCAGCATATCCTTATTGTTGAGTATACACCTAGGATGGCTTGAGGGCAAGCAAAATATGGGCTAATTTTCATATTatggtgaactattcctttaaaaacatatgtctttaaaacagaaacaaatGCAAAACTCTTTAAAAACCAATGTGAATAGCTGTAATTTTCAGACTGACCAGATATTGTAGAAGGCTGTGATGGTTCCTCTTGCACAGAGGGGGCAGCAGAAGACAGGCGTGGTCGCTCACAGGTCTCACACAAAACATGCTGCATTGTATTAACTGTAGTGCAGTATGAACACTGCCATGTAGACAATGATGAGCTAAAACACAAAAGGCATCTCTTATACATACTGTAGGATACACAATAAATTTAACAGTAGAACATTTTTGTTTAAGCTTTGAGGCTAACCTAAGCCTTTTTGTGGCTTTAGAGGAAGTCACAGGAATTCTGACGTGTGTAGATCGTCCTGAATGGGAATGATACAGCTTGTCACAGTCTGTGCACAGCCGTTGAGTACAGGTTGGACAATGAGCAGAGATCGGAAATAAGCCACATATGCTGCAATTGTCTGTAGAGAAATTACCTGTTAATCAAAtgaaatacacacagacaataatacaaattaaataaagGATGGTTcacaaaaatctaaaaattcaCTATTATCGGGAGACCATTTACTTACCTTCAAGTCATTTTACTTCTTGCATAAGAAACAAAAGGAGAAAACTTCTATATATCCTGATATATCTTTCTTTAGACATTTAATATAAGTGAATAATGACTGAGGATGTTTTGCCTCATCTCTTCGTGTTCCACAGAAATGTAATCATACAAAATAAGAGCTAAGCAAATCAAGACaggcattttcatttttgggtggacTATCTCTACGTCTAAGGAAAACGCTGCGTTATTTGAAATACAGTGGTGGGTGGGTGAATGAGATGTCCTCACCTGTCTGTTTGGAGGGCACTAAAGATGAGAGAGGAAGGGCTGGACTAAATGGAGATTTGGACTGAGAAGGCGTAGACGCAGGCGAGGGACTTTGCTTCTCCCATGGTTTCTCACTAGGAGAGAAGGCAATTGCATCTGTGCTGATTCCATCTTCATCCTGTGCACATATTATATGACAATAAGCAGTTTACATGCCATTTAATTTAAATGCTACCTGGAATATctgtactttatttaaaaacaaaatgcatttaagccTGTACTAAAAAGTGAACACCACATTTCAAATAACCCCAAATAATAATTGTGCTTGACTACATGGGGTGCTGTACAGAACGATCGGTTTATGACTAGTTTAAATAACTGCAAGAAAGATTTAAAAGCAGCATATTACAGAGCAGTCTGCCTGGAATTGCTCTCTTGTTACTTGAATGCAATATGCCAATTAGTCTGCGAATAAAGTCAAATGCTTCTAATAAAACCacaaactcataattactctaTCACTGTAACCGGCTGTCATAGCTTCACAGGGCTTACTGCTTTAATATAGACAGGTGTTACTCTCAAAATCTCaataacagaaaaaacaacagtACCTGCACAGTGAGAGAAGGAATAAGCCTTTCGAAGAACTCTGGATGACCGTGGGCACCCTGGAGGAAATAAACAGACTCTCTATGAGCGGCCAGCTGATATGTAATAAACCATGGCTTATGCTTTACAGCCTCAAACCTTAATTAGCATGTCCAGCTCCATTCGGAGGCACATGACCTCAAGAGTCACTGATGCCACCTTCTCAACGTCTGGCTCGTGAACATCATCGGAAAAGCTCAAACCGTCATGCTGCTGATTTGTGTATCCATATAGGTTAAGTACTGCCCTGCCACCCTTAAAAATTATACCAGAATTAATAAAGTTTCAGATGTATGTTTTGTGTGGTTCGATGCAGCTGACTCTCTTAACACACCTGAATCGAATCTACTGTTGTCCTGAAGACAGGGTTGTTGTACTTCACCGTGCGCCAGTACTTTGGCCTGTTGGAGTTGGTAAGATTGGAGCCATACTTCTCCAATATGTTCAGAGCTGTGGAAAGTTTCTGCAGGGATGCGATGGTCTGAAAAGGTTAAGATATTAATGTATGACACAACAGCCTTAACAAGCACAAATTGATTTCACCATCCAAACCCAAAAACAACACGGTGGGTAAAAATGAACTaggatggaattttatatgcaTGCTTATTAGCAGAAATAGATGATAaacttaaaggtattgcggaggattttctttttccggggtGTATCAtaaagactattggtcctcatAATTGTCAATTTAGGAGTGTTGcgcatttgcattttttttaaagtggagaagggggttcttttctaaaattcgagaaaatcctccgctacacctttaaggtATGCAAATCTGAACCCTGCTGAAAGGGTAAATTCTTGTGAAACATGGCAATTACGCAAGAATGTGCATTTTTATGAGCTTTATGTTGGTCATTGACATGACCAGTAAGACCCTGTACATTTCCTCTATATGTGCAAATGACTTCAACATTGCCCCATTTCCAAGCATGATGAGAAACGCGACATGAACCATGAGTCACACATTTGCAACCATTGTTTCCTGTAATGTTATCATAAACCCTGTGGATTACTTAAGAAAATTTCTCATTAAAAACACAGTTTACAAAAAATTTCCTATAATATACTCACACTCATGCCTTCCCAGATGTGTCCGACTTCCTTTCTTCagttaaaaagtttttatttatatttgacacTTCACATAACTATGGGAATTATGTTGTAACTAAACAGACTCAAAGAAGTCACAATTTGTCTAGATACTGCAAAATCATACTTTTGTCATTAGGGGTGTAACAGTACACAAAATTCCAGATTCTGCACATATTCAAGGTTTTTTCACAGTTTGGTTCGCTTTTGATACAGTTAGAGAGAAGAAATGCAAATCATAAATTCGTTGCCATTTCTTATTAACACTTGTGAACATCTACAGTTTACGTATattaaaaacatggttacatattttaaacgtaattatgaataaaatacctgctttgtttaaaaaagaaacataATAAGAGAATGGAAATTACAGAAATTGTAAGCATTTGTGACTACAAAATtcattttacaaatttaaaCATGAACCTACAGATTAAAagctctttaaaaaaatgagaTACATTTCAGCCAATATccatttttgtattattattttttatttataaaagcatttatgtaaatgtcattggcaggaaagcattttctcttaattgacgagttaactcgtcagtGCAGGGAAAGGGTTAACAGATGTATTGTTATGTCAGTGCTGATGAATATGACAATTATTTTGGACTAAACAAGAATTCAATAAACTGTAGGtaatgcattttaataaaatactatTTTGCAACCAGCAATGACCCAGTCAACTGTGAGTTTTGAATTACATCGCGCAAGATGGAAGCAGGAGATCTGATATTACTTTATAGATGGTTTTAgcggcaacaacataaacaaacaacttTTGTGGCCCAAATTTAACTCCCACAAATAATAAAGTAGATATTCCGATAACAACaagcaaaatataaaagtaaattatcatagctaaagcatatcAACTATAAAACTGAActaatgttactgtgtaaaatgaatgtatacaatcTTAGCTACAAATTCTTGAATTCTTGCCTGCCTGACAAAACTCTTCATACAGTGATCCAAGCTCGCTGTCTCCCCCTCGTCTTCAGGAAacagaatatttttatttttgattgaAGATATTTGTTTGAGATGTTTGTTTAGCCAgaccaataaacaaacagagaccagaAGTTAACTTAGGGCCAGGTGTGTAACTTTGATATTGTGTGTCCTTCAGATGAAACGTCTCTATGCACAAGCATGTGGTATTGCACTGATAATCTGTGCTTATAGTTAGTGTCAATAAGGGTACGATTCTATGTTTAAAGGAGTAAAAAAGTTGCAGTCTTCAATTATGAAAACTTTTATCACTGTGCTTGTGAGACTTATTAATTTTGAGAAACTGTATCTGTAAACTGCGTAGTAGCCGCAGTATGTAGGCTGTCAATCATTGAAGTGGGTGGGACACAGTGCAAGGCTGAACGCTCTTAAAAGGGGAAACACACAAATCAAAACAGAGTGGAAAATGGTcataaattacttaaatttgtaTGTTTTAGGGCTAAACCTTAGTAAGATTATAAGTACacctaaaaatatttaaaagacaCATATCATGACCCCTTAGTTTTGTGATTGGTGTCCATTATGTTCGACTGAAGATAGGAAGTCACATACATCTGGGATGACAAAATTACGTTTTCGTGTGGATTAATCCTTTACTCACTTCTTTACGGTTGTTTCCACTACAGTTTTCTGTCAGCATGCTTTCAGCGGCTATGTAGCGATATTTGCTGGAGGGAGGGAAGGGGATGTTGGCCATAGCAACTACCCCTGCCCTGATCTCCTGAGCAGAGCCTGGAGAACACAAACTGCGTTCAGCATTAATCCTCACTTCCTCCAGCTGATCACTTATAGAAGCCATAgctgaaagtgaaagtgatatGAGACAGGTAAAGATCAAAAACACAGGGCCTGGTTTATCCAGTTCAGTGCTTTTCATACTGTAGTAAACAAACTTTGACCCTGTAACTTCAGTCTAGAGTAAAATTTTAGTGGTATCACACAAAGCTGTTTACTGATTTACGCATGTTTGAAGCATACATAGAAACACACGTTGTACGGTTGGTTCACCCACACACACTGCCAACCATACATTTATCATTTTTGTGCTTGAGTATAAAAAAACGATATCTGATGAACATAAAGAGCTGCCACATGATTTAAATGATTTCACACGAGCTAAAGTGCTAGCCTTCCGAGGTGAAAAGTGAAACAATAACAACTCACACCAAGGCAAAAcgaaacattaaaataaagggGCATATTACTAAATAAACGGATGTTTTACATTCATCGTCATTTTGTGTAACCGGCACAGGTTGATAGACGTTTAGGTTACACAAAAATATAACCATTATTTCTTGTTTAACACGTCTAATATTGATTAGTAGTAAGCTAACAAGCTAATGCTGAGGAAATATGGACGAAATATCGCCAAAACTCGTTAGTGTTGGTATAGAGAAACGCCAAAACATTCATATATTAATAGAGTTCAGTAAACTTAATAGTTTGGAGCATTGCAGCAGCTGTCGATTAATATTTTGCTACGTACCGCGTATCAGAGAAGCCCAGTTCCCATTCGTTCACAGGCAAAACCAAAACTGAAACACATGACATCAACGCATAGAGGCGCTGTGAGAACTTACACACAACTTGAATATCAcccaaacaaatgttttgaacaaaaaaaaaagaaggagTAGATAAATGTaagataaattaataaataaatgacaggAGGAATTAAAGAAATGTATTCAGCTAGCCATGAGCAGGAAAAATATCTTGATAGAGAGGTCGAGTGTAATGCCAAACAAAGAGCAATATGTAGAATCTAAAGTGTTTATATAAACAGATAAaatgtaaggtattaaaaaaaCCGACAAAACAAAAATCTAAATTCAGGTCGCATGCtcttgacttcatgcggcactgcgCAGACAGACACCACaggtcggcgtatgacatcacactaccgcgagagcgattcgaaagcaCAGTTCTGAATCCCTCTCTTCGCATTATTTTGATGTCGTACACCAATTGGTCTGCGTAATCCCGCAGTTAAATTGTTTCGATTGGACACACCTGTTTGCATCCATTAATTACATTAATGTGGCGCTTAGGAAACGCGTTCGAAATTTATAAATCTAAAGTGCAAAGTTTAAACTGCAGAGTTTGTTGCTCTCGCTCTATGCACAATTAAGTCCACTTTGTCACTATCACATCTAAGGTTTGTAAATTCTTATTTTTATGTGaccctaaaaaaaaacacactgcCATGTGTTTTTAATTGTCTTGACTTTGATATTGTGTACCTGATTAAATCTATCGTAGTCTCTTACTTCTTTTATAGTATTGCGGTGTTTTGTATCCTGTGCTGACTTCATCCTCACAAGAAATGGAAGGTAAGCCATTTTTATATTCAATCATTTACCTGTTGTTTAATAATCTGTGTAAAATAATCAAGCTCCTCTTGTGTTTTAGGAATAAATAACACGTCACAATCAATGGGAGTTGGGCAACCTCACCATCCAGTAAACCACACCAGACCATTTTTCTATGTTCAGCCACCATCTCAGCCTTATTACATGTATCAATGGCCCATGAATCCATATGGACACTATGGTTATCCAGGGCCTGGTAAGTTTAATGTTTGAGGCATTGCTTATGTTGTGGTTTCCAACCATTTCAATaaccttttttctttcttccagCTGCTTTGCACTTTAGCCGTCCTTACATGGCCCCTTATCAGTTTATGCAGTACCCAGGGTATGTGGTTCCACATGCACCAGTGCAGCCAGTTGATTACAGAAGACTCAACCCCCACTTCCCCTCAGTTGCGTCCTATGACTTGCGAGTGCGTCACCACTTTCAGCAACCGAGTATGCAGCGGGAGACTGCCTGTACTGAGGTTCAAACAGATCCTAGTGATTCAGTCAACAAACTGATGGACAAAATTGAGGGTCTTCGGGTCTGTGAACAAAAAGCAGGTGACAAGGGGGTTAACGCAGTGGTTTCCTCTACACCTGATGTGATTCAGGGAGAGAAATTGACATCTTTAAATGAAGAGTCCAAATTGGAACTTGCATCTCAGGAAGGCAAGGAAGATCAGGGGAATCAAGTCAGGCCCACAACCTACAGTGACTCTGCGTATGATGCAGAGTCTAGCCAGGGTAGACTGGATGAATGCGTGTTATCCGATGTGCTGCCTCTTGACAGTTCCTCTGTCCATGAGGAAGAGGATCTTGAGGATGATGACCACCCACAGTGTGTTTCTGATGAAATGCCCTGCCAAAATGAAAAGTCTGCAACCAGTGCCACTGGCAACGTGTTTGGTAGCGGTATGATAAGCACTGCAGGTCCAACAGAGCTCTGTGATTTGGAGATGCTTGACTTGCATGGTGACTTGGCCTCTGATTTTGAGCAGGTACAGAATATTTCTGATGTTGCGGCAGCTGCAGAACCTCTGATAAAGCTGTCTGAGGATTTTGACCTGCCATATCAAATTCTTCGCCTGCCCTGCAACAAAGCAACGACTGGCCTCAGTCTCGAACGAGAGATTGACCCACTTGTGTACTTTGATTCTCCTACTCTACTGCCTCAACAAAATTACTTGTCCTCCATTGGTGGTGCATATTCCTATAGCTACTACCCTCAGGTGGCCCAAGAGCGCCAGAGCGTTCTGAGTCCATCCATAGATGAGCTATCCTCCAGAGATGAAATGTTTTCCACTGATGTCGAAGATCTTGATCTCATTCCCGGACATGTTTACGTGGGTGGTGGCAGACTGGCTGAAACCAGCGACGTACCCGTTCGCTCTCGAAAAGAGCTCCCGAGTGCTGAAAAATCTTGCTTTGTCTGCCAGAAAATGTGTGCTTGCTGTGGCTCAAGCCTGCAGGATGAGGGAGGGATGTACAAAATGGCTGAACTCTGCAGCCATCCTGAGCGGGACCTTTCTAATGAGGTGTCTGATCAAGATTGCGACTATGACATTGAAGGAGAGGTTCGGAGTAACTGCGAGTCTCCGAGGATGTCCAAAAGGAAGTGCTGCAGCAGGCACACACTGCCCTCGTGTGGACATCACTGCATCAAGCACAGGCACAGAAAGCTGCTATGTGAGGGCCAGGAGAGCTTTGAGCTACGTGAGCAAGCTCGGGTGCATCCTAAAGGGGAGTGCTGTGAGGAGTATGGTGCTCTGACTAAAGCAGATAAGAGAACTCAAAAGGGTTCCTTTTGCAGGCCTTGTATTGGTGagtgtttatatttttgtattatttctCTGAAGTTTTAATGCCATAAGTTGCTCAGGTTGGGCTTTTCTTTAAAGAACGACTATGGCGAGAGGGAGTTGTGTCTGACCAAGAGAACTGGGGAAGCTGTGGTGCCAAGCCAAGGTCCTGGAGGCAAGTTAGTGGCCCTCAAGATCAAGGTAGGATATGTACTGTTGTCTTTTATATCTAGCtgaattgtttttgtta from Paramisgurnus dabryanus chromosome 6, PD_genome_1.1, whole genome shotgun sequence encodes the following:
- the buc gene encoding bucky ball; this translates as MEGINNTSQSMGVGQPHHPVNHTRPFFYVQPPSQPYYMYQWPMNPYGHYGYPGPAALHFSRPYMAPYQFMQYPGYVVPHAPVQPVDYRRLNPHFPSVASYDLRVRHHFQQPSMQRETACTEVQTDPSDSVNKLMDKIEGLRVCEQKAGDKGVNAVVSSTPDVIQGEKLTSLNEESKLELASQEGKEDQGNQVRPTTYSDSAYDAESSQGRLDECVLSDVLPLDSSSVHEEEDLEDDDHPQCVSDEMPCQNEKSATSATGNVFGSGMISTAGPTELCDLEMLDLHGDLASDFEQVQNISDVAAAAEPLIKLSEDFDLPYQILRLPCNKATTGLSLEREIDPLVYFDSPTLLPQQNYLSSIGGAYSYSYYPQVAQERQSVLSPSIDELSSRDEMFSTDVEDLDLIPGHVYVGGGRLAETSDVPVRSRKELPSAEKSCFVCQKMCACCGSSLQDEGGMYKMAELCSHPERDLSNEVSDQDCDYDIEGEVRSNCESPRMSKRKCCSRHTLPSCGHHCIKHRHRKLLCEGQESFELREQARVHPKGECCEEYGALTKADKRTQKGSFCRPCIERLWREGVVSDQENWGSCGAKPRSWRQVSGPQDQGRTPLRKPPCKTHLQQRPRSEYDDCETDFTYCQRGRGAMKKRGTRY